The segment TCCAACTGCCTTGCCGAAATATCCATGATGCTGCACTGAGGGAACTGCACCCCGTGGTTGTTGACAAGTACATCCAGCTTGCCAAAACACTGCATTGTCTGTTCCACCACATAACCGGCAAAAGGCTCCTCTCGCATATCACCGGCAAGCAGCAGGCACTCTCCGTCCAATTCTTCAATCCGCCTTGCCGTATCATTGGCGTCGCGCTGCTCATTCAAGTATACAATGGCAATCGCTGCCCCTTCTTTAGCAAAAGCAATGGCAACAGCACGTCCAATACCGCTGTCGCCACCTGTTATAATTGCAACTTTTCCTTTTAGTTTGTCACTGCCCCGGTAATCCGGATTTTCCGAGATAGGCGGCGGCTCCATAATATATTCCAATCCCGGCTGCCGTTCCTGATGCTGTGGTGGAAATGAAATAGGCTGCTCCTCACATTTCTTCACTTTATCATAATAGGGATATTTAGGATACATAATAATTCTCCCTTGCCCGTTTTATATATCCTATTCCATCTTTTCTTTTTATGTAACCTGCGCTTATCATATAAAGCGTACAGCACACACTCCCGCCATCAATTGCACTTCTTCCAATAATTTGTTAGTGTCGTAGCCCCTGGGCACTAAGGCATTTAATTTTAGAACAAGCTGAACATCGCCATGTTCCTTAAGCGGGATCTTCGATTCGCAAAGCGAAACTTCAATTTCCCTCTCACTCAGAGCACTTATAATTTGACCGATGACCGCCTTATCGCTAAGATCAACAGCCATTTGAACATATTTAGGCAAAAAAATCTGCAGAAACTTGGTTAGTACTTCCAAGCCCAGCAATACCAGGATGGTGGCAACCAAGCCCAATAAATACATTCCTGCACCAACCGCCAGGCCAATGCCGGAGGTGGTCCATAATCCCGCAGCCGTAGTAAGGCCCCGGACCGAATGGCGTTGAATAATAATAGTCCCTACGCCTAGAAATCCAATTCCACTGACCACTTGCGCAGCAATTCTACTGGGATCCAGTGCTATCCCTTGCTCAGAAAGGATATCATTAAACGCATATTTTGATATGATCATGATTAAAGCACTGCCAACAGCCACTAAAAAGTGAGTTCGTAGTCCGGCTTCTTTCCTTTTGCTTTTACGCTCAAAACCTATTATTGCGCCAAAGATTCCTGCCAATAACAGCCGTAAAATCAAATGCCCTTCCATGTCACTCAACCTTCTTCCCTGCAGTATATTTAGTTACTTAAATGAAAGTCAACCATGTATTCATTATATAGATCCTCTAAAAATTTGTATATAGATAAAAACACACTTTACCATTTGCCAATACCGGCTTTTGCCTGCGATCCTCACAGTCACGTTATTACTCGAAGTCAGTGCCAGTCATAGCGGACAGCGGCTTCACAAAAATGTTATTCAAAATATTGCCGAAAATAAAATACATTCTGTCTTACTGTCCTTTTCTTCTATTAAATGAACTGGGCGAAACTCCCGTACGTTTCTTAAACAGCTTGCTAAAATAGTACGGATCGGCATAGCCGACACAGGCGGCAATCTCCGCAACGGAGCAACGGGTCGTGCATAACAACTCCCGGGCACGACCGATCCGCTGCTGAATCAGATATTCAGTAGGGCCTATACCGGTATGCCGCTGAAACAAATACGTAAACTGCTTGTTATTTA is part of the Propionispora vibrioides genome and harbors:
- a CDS encoding MgtC/SapB family protein, which gives rise to MEGHLILRLLLAGIFGAIIGFERKSKRKEAGLRTHFLVAVGSALIMIISKYAFNDILSEQGIALDPSRIAAQVVSGIGFLGVGTIIIQRHSVRGLTTAAGLWTTSGIGLAVGAGMYLLGLVATILVLLGLEVLTKFLQIFLPKYVQMAVDLSDKAVIGQIISALSEREIEVSLCESKIPLKEHGDVQLVLKLNALVPRGYDTNKLLEEVQLMAGVCAVRFI
- a CDS encoding SDR family oxidoreductase: MYPKYPYYDKVKKCEEQPISFPPQHQERQPGLEYIMEPPPISENPDYRGSDKLKGKVAIITGGDSGIGRAVAIAFAKEGAAIAIVYLNEQRDANDTARRIEELDGECLLLAGDMREEPFAGYVVEQTMQCFGKLDVLVNNHGVQFPQCSIMDISARQLEDTFRTNIFSFFYMTKAALPYLGSGSSIINTASVTAYEGNRYLIDYSSTKGAIVSFTRSLSLSLVGQGIRVNAVAPGPIWTPLQPASWPAGYIATFGTDTPMKRPGQPFELAPAYVYLASQDSCFVSGQVLHVNGGVITES